From Deferrisoma camini S3R1, the proteins below share one genomic window:
- a CDS encoding amino acid ABC transporter substrate-binding protein, which yields MRRLVAFALCAVLGTSPAWAQADRNYFKVGVITSLSGDLATGGNVTKRGYDLWAKAVNEAGGIEVNGKRYPVKLYYADAQSEPSQGASGAERLATQQEVDFVLGPYSSGVTLAVAPVLEKYKIPMITGSAESPLIWRQKFAYTFGTIPPVNYTGSQPVGALAGLAPKPSTAIVLGSNDAFSKATAEAFKAAAEAHGIKVLKFNIVPSGQDLIPLLSAAKVLRPDVIAFGGHDEELINLVKALRQINYTPKALLMHYGVTEPAFVEALGKDAEEVFGASVWTPTLPTRGDLLWADARAYAEAAQKEYGVPADYTQAGCSAAGIAFQAAVARAGVTPPLDEGEKTALRDALEALDIETFYGRIDFAEQGEFYHANTGLEALTVQIQGGRPVITAPAEFAEAPARYPMTPWNDRR from the coding sequence ATGAGAAGACTCGTGGCGTTCGCACTCTGTGCCGTCCTCGGCACGAGCCCGGCGTGGGCCCAGGCCGACCGGAACTACTTCAAGGTCGGCGTGATCACCTCGCTTTCCGGAGACCTCGCCACCGGTGGAAACGTGACCAAGCGAGGGTACGACCTCTGGGCGAAGGCCGTGAACGAGGCGGGGGGCATCGAGGTGAACGGCAAGCGTTACCCCGTCAAACTCTACTACGCCGACGCTCAGTCCGAGCCTTCCCAGGGGGCCAGCGGTGCCGAGCGGCTCGCCACCCAGCAGGAGGTGGACTTCGTGCTCGGTCCCTACTCCTCCGGGGTGACCCTGGCCGTGGCACCGGTTCTCGAGAAGTACAAGATCCCCATGATCACCGGCTCTGCCGAGTCGCCGCTGATCTGGCGTCAGAAGTTCGCCTACACCTTCGGCACGATCCCGCCCGTGAACTACACCGGCTCCCAGCCCGTGGGGGCCTTGGCCGGTCTGGCCCCCAAACCCAGCACCGCCATCGTGTTGGGATCGAACGACGCGTTCTCCAAGGCCACGGCCGAGGCGTTCAAGGCGGCGGCCGAGGCCCACGGCATCAAAGTCCTCAAGTTCAACATCGTGCCGAGCGGCCAGGACCTGATCCCCTTGCTCTCCGCGGCCAAGGTCCTGAGGCCCGACGTGATCGCGTTCGGCGGGCACGACGAGGAGCTCATCAACCTGGTCAAGGCCCTCCGGCAGATCAACTACACCCCCAAGGCCCTGCTGATGCACTACGGAGTCACCGAGCCCGCTTTCGTGGAGGCCCTCGGCAAAGACGCCGAGGAGGTGTTCGGCGCCTCGGTCTGGACCCCCACCCTGCCAACCCGGGGGGACCTGTTGTGGGCCGACGCCCGTGCCTATGCCGAGGCGGCCCAGAAAGAGTACGGGGTGCCGGCCGACTACACCCAGGCGGGATGCTCTGCCGCAGGAATCGCCTTCCAGGCCGCCGTGGCCCGCGCAGGGGTCACCCCGCCCCTCGACGAAGGCGAGAAGACGGCGTTGCGCGACGCACTCGAGGCGTTGGACATCGAGACCTTCTACGGCCGCATCGACTTCGCGGAGCAAGGGGAGTTCTACCACGCCAATACCGGCCTGGAGGCCCTGACCGTGCAGATCCAAGGGGGACGCCCCGTCATCACGGCGCCCGCCGAGTTTGCCGAGGCCCCGGCCCGGTATCCCATGACGCCGTGGAACGACCGACGGTGA
- a CDS encoding branched-chain amino acid ABC transporter permease, giving the protein MLWQLLPQAVLDGLLIGGVYITVALGFSLAFGVMHIIDFAVGEWIMLGAFLGYYLQGWTGLDPLLLLPVVFAVFTAVGYAIQPVIHRAVSGRRGNPVLMGLVFTFGLMLAIRGAGLTVFGFFSHSIPSVLSARSWFLEAGGLFVTVPAIRLVGFVYAIGITAVLHWVLRHTDFGLAVRALAQNRDAAGLMGINARRISSWVYGIHVGVSAMTGVVIGSIFSISAQMGGDYTILAFFVVVLAGMGYLAGVPWAAFLLGLVQSLFLVYGNPSYTLLAVFAILYLILLVSPRGLFAKGV; this is encoded by the coding sequence GTGCTCTGGCAGCTCCTTCCCCAGGCCGTCCTGGACGGCCTTCTGATCGGCGGCGTCTACATCACAGTGGCCCTGGGGTTCTCGCTCGCGTTCGGGGTGATGCATATCATCGACTTCGCGGTGGGCGAGTGGATCATGCTGGGCGCGTTCCTGGGCTACTACCTGCAGGGGTGGACCGGCCTCGACCCGTTGCTCCTCCTGCCCGTTGTGTTCGCCGTGTTCACGGCCGTGGGATACGCCATCCAGCCGGTGATCCACCGGGCCGTGAGCGGCCGTCGGGGCAACCCGGTGCTCATGGGACTCGTGTTCACCTTCGGACTCATGCTGGCCATCCGGGGCGCAGGCCTGACCGTGTTCGGGTTCTTCAGCCACTCGATCCCGTCGGTGCTGAGCGCGCGTTCCTGGTTTCTGGAGGCCGGGGGCCTGTTCGTGACCGTACCGGCCATCCGGCTGGTGGGGTTCGTGTACGCCATCGGGATAACGGCCGTTCTCCATTGGGTGCTGCGCCACACCGACTTCGGGCTGGCGGTGCGGGCCCTGGCCCAGAATCGGGATGCGGCCGGACTCATGGGTATCAACGCACGCCGGATCAGCTCGTGGGTGTACGGGATCCACGTGGGCGTGAGCGCCATGACCGGCGTGGTGATCGGCTCGATCTTCTCGATCAGCGCCCAGATGGGAGGCGACTACACGATCCTGGCGTTCTTCGTGGTCGTCCTGGCCGGCATGGGTTACCTAGCGGGTGTGCCGTGGGCCGCGTTCCTGTTGGGGCTCGTGCAGTCGCTCTTCCTGGTCTACGGCAACCCCAGCTATACCCTGCTCGCGGTGTTCGCCATCCTGTACCTGATTCTCCTCGTCTCGCCCCGGGGGCTTTTCGCGAAGGGAGTGTGA
- a CDS encoding branched-chain amino acid ABC transporter permease, translating to MRRSRALWAGITAVVFAVIPLLTRDTFALRVVTEAMMWIGLAVAWDVLGGYTGYLNFGHGAFFGLGAYTTAVLMMRGHWPFALALAAGGVLAGAAAVVAGLPTLRLKGAYFAIATWALARAVQQLALVLEFTGGPDGMRLPPFLNPLFFYYLMWALVSVIFVVLWILLERSAFGLKLQAIREDEEGAMALGLKPTAIKIQAFVLSTVPAGILGGVYAYWITFIDPASVLGDLVTDQSVVMAVFGGLGTLVGPAVGAVLVYAFKTFFWAYLSEYQVLYLIILGTVIALSVVFLPDGLIGLLTGRGRAEAPRSPEPADENPPELREAAP from the coding sequence ATGCGACGATCCAGGGCCCTGTGGGCCGGGATCACGGCCGTGGTGTTCGCCGTGATCCCCCTTCTCACCCGGGACACGTTTGCCCTGCGGGTGGTCACCGAAGCCATGATGTGGATCGGGCTGGCCGTGGCGTGGGACGTGCTCGGCGGTTACACCGGGTATCTCAACTTCGGGCACGGGGCCTTTTTCGGCCTCGGCGCCTACACCACGGCCGTGCTGATGATGCGCGGTCACTGGCCGTTCGCCCTGGCGCTGGCCGCCGGAGGAGTACTGGCCGGAGCTGCCGCGGTCGTGGCAGGGCTCCCTACCCTGAGGTTGAAAGGGGCTTACTTCGCCATCGCCACCTGGGCCTTGGCCAGGGCCGTGCAACAGCTCGCACTGGTGCTGGAGTTCACCGGCGGCCCCGACGGCATGCGGCTTCCCCCTTTCCTGAACCCCCTGTTCTTCTACTATTTGATGTGGGCCCTGGTGAGCGTGATCTTCGTCGTCCTGTGGATCCTCCTGGAACGCTCGGCCTTCGGGCTCAAGCTCCAGGCGATCCGGGAGGACGAAGAGGGTGCCATGGCCCTGGGGCTGAAGCCCACCGCCATCAAGATCCAGGCCTTCGTGCTCTCCACGGTACCGGCCGGAATCCTCGGCGGGGTGTACGCCTACTGGATCACGTTCATCGACCCGGCATCGGTCCTGGGCGACCTGGTCACCGACCAATCGGTGGTGATGGCCGTGTTCGGAGGGCTGGGCACCTTGGTGGGGCCGGCCGTGGGCGCGGTGCTGGTCTACGCCTTCAAGACCTTTTTCTGGGCCTACCTGTCCGAGTACCAGGTGCTGTACCTCATCATCCTCGGGACCGTGATCGCCCTGAGCGTGGTGTTCCTGCCCGACGGCCTGATCGGTCTGCTGACCGGCCGCGGCCGGGCCGAAGCCCCCAGGTCGCCGGAACCGGCGGACGAAAATCCTCCAGAGCTTCGGGAGGCAGCCCCATGA
- a CDS encoding ABC transporter ATP-binding protein, whose protein sequence is MSRELLAVDQVSMIFGGLRALDDVSFSVGSGEIVGLIGPNGAGKTTLFNVVSGYCRPSRGRVRFDGKDVTGQRPFHLARLGIARTFQIVKPFAGLTVLENVTVACLLHHPRRRHAQQRAWEILEVTGLADRAGRPASGLTLAGRKRLEIAKALSLNPRLLLLDEVVAGLNPTEADRTIELILNIHRSGVSILIVEHIMRVIMNISDRVVVLNYGAKIAEGPPQQVAQDPGVIEAYLGEAAA, encoded by the coding sequence ATGAGCCGTGAACTTCTGGCCGTGGACCAGGTGTCCATGATTTTCGGCGGCCTGCGTGCCCTCGACGACGTCTCGTTTTCGGTGGGATCCGGCGAGATCGTGGGGCTCATCGGCCCCAACGGCGCGGGCAAGACCACCTTGTTCAACGTGGTGAGCGGGTACTGCCGCCCCAGCCGGGGCCGGGTGCGGTTCGACGGCAAGGACGTCACCGGCCAGCGGCCGTTTCATTTGGCCCGTCTCGGCATCGCCCGCACCTTCCAGATCGTCAAGCCCTTCGCGGGCCTGACGGTGCTGGAGAACGTGACCGTGGCATGCCTGCTCCACCACCCCCGTCGCCGGCATGCACAGCAGAGGGCCTGGGAGATCCTCGAGGTCACGGGCCTGGCCGATCGGGCCGGCCGACCGGCCTCGGGCCTGACCCTGGCCGGGAGGAAACGGCTCGAGATCGCCAAGGCCCTGAGCCTCAACCCCCGACTCCTGCTGCTCGACGAGGTGGTGGCCGGCCTGAACCCCACCGAGGCCGACCGCACGATCGAACTGATTCTGAACATTCACCGCAGCGGGGTGAGCATCCTGATCGTGGAGCACATCATGCGGGTGATCATGAACATCAGTGACCGGGTGGTGGTGCTCAACTACGGGGCGAAGATCGCCGAGGGGCCGCCTCAACAGGTGGCCCAGGACCCCGGAGTGATCGAGGCCTACCTCGGGGAGGCGGCGGCATGA
- a CDS encoding ABC transporter ATP-binding protein, whose protein sequence is MSELVLETVSAHYGDVQALWDVSLSVAPGQLVTLLGANGAGKTTTLRTICGQIKASSGTVRYAGWEITRCEAHEVADLGITLVPEGRQLFPQMTVEENLIVGSYLPRTRANRKRNLSRVYELFPRLAERRSQPAETLSGGEQQMLAIGRGLMQEPQLIMFDEPSLGLAPILVREIFGIIRELHRQGLTIFLVEQNVHHAIRVADYCYVIENGRVVREGSAADLEADPAIRQAYLGL, encoded by the coding sequence ATGAGCGAGCTGGTCCTCGAGACGGTGTCCGCCCATTACGGCGACGTGCAGGCACTGTGGGACGTTTCTCTCTCGGTGGCCCCGGGTCAACTCGTTACCCTGCTGGGCGCCAACGGCGCGGGCAAGACCACCACCCTCCGGACCATCTGCGGCCAGATCAAAGCATCGTCTGGAACGGTGCGATACGCAGGTTGGGAGATCACCCGCTGCGAGGCCCACGAGGTGGCGGACCTGGGGATCACCCTGGTGCCCGAGGGCCGGCAGTTGTTCCCCCAGATGACCGTGGAGGAGAACCTGATCGTGGGGTCGTACCTACCCAGGACCCGGGCAAACCGCAAACGCAACCTCTCCCGGGTGTACGAACTGTTCCCCCGCCTGGCGGAACGGCGCTCCCAACCGGCCGAAACCCTGTCGGGCGGCGAACAGCAGATGCTGGCGATCGGCCGGGGCTTGATGCAGGAACCCCAACTCATCATGTTCGACGAACCCAGCCTGGGGCTGGCCCCGATTCTCGTCCGGGAGATCTTTGGTATTATTCGGGAGCTGCACCGCCAGGGGCTTACGATCTTCCTGGTGGAGCAAAACGTCCACCACGCGATCCGGGTGGCCGACTACTGCTACGTGATCGAAAACGGCCGGGTGGTGCGCGAGGGCTCGGCGGCGGACCTGGAGGCCGACCCGGCCATCCGACAGGCGTACCTGGGCCTGTGA
- a CDS encoding aldehyde ferredoxin oxidoreductase family protein has product MNGFYGRVLVADATQRTCRIEEVPEEVARGMWGGKGLGVWLLERYGLVGVDPLAPENPLVLLAGPVAGTPIPGSCRHALVTKSPQTGFFSESYSGGKLAEKIAKAGVDAVVLLGRADDPVVLEVGDGQGRFHDASDLWGQDTFVAEAALVERFGGSGRVGACVIGPAGENGVVLSIVANDKWRCAGRTGAGAVMGSKRVKGVVFHGSASRPLADPDGVRAFARRTVAERRGSPAAQTYRNYGTPNMVALLNTVGAFPNRYWHRGRSGRVDEISAEALLTRCEVKPKACARCFMACGKLTRVTSGPYEGLVIEGPEYETIYAFGGLCEIAPIEAVAHLNDVCDRLGLDTISAGNLVAFAMEASERGAVDETVAFGDVEAAERLLGQIARREGLGEVLARGIVAAARQWGLEGAAIHVKGLEPAGYDPRVLPGMGLAYATSDRGACHLRTTFYKAELSGQIPPEQVEGKAALLMDYEDRLALMDALILCRFYRDFYGWEELAEIARLTLGVEGGRDELRATARRIADAVRRFNMNEGLTADDDRLPPRFFDEPLPETGAVLRRDDFERMRREYYALRGWDPAGRPGPGND; this is encoded by the coding sequence ATGAACGGCTTCTATGGACGCGTGCTCGTGGCCGATGCCACCCAGCGGACCTGCCGGATCGAGGAGGTGCCCGAGGAGGTGGCCCGGGGCATGTGGGGGGGCAAGGGGCTGGGGGTGTGGCTCCTGGAGCGGTACGGGCTGGTGGGCGTGGATCCCCTGGCGCCCGAGAACCCCCTGGTCCTCCTGGCCGGCCCGGTGGCCGGCACGCCGATCCCCGGTTCGTGCCGCCACGCCCTGGTGACCAAGAGCCCCCAGACCGGGTTCTTCTCCGAGTCGTACTCCGGCGGGAAGCTGGCCGAGAAGATCGCCAAGGCAGGGGTGGACGCCGTGGTCCTCCTGGGCCGGGCGGACGACCCGGTGGTGCTGGAGGTAGGGGACGGCCAGGGCCGGTTCCACGACGCCTCGGACCTGTGGGGCCAGGACACGTTTGTCGCCGAGGCCGCCCTGGTGGAGCGGTTCGGCGGGAGCGGCCGCGTCGGGGCGTGCGTGATCGGCCCGGCCGGCGAGAACGGGGTGGTCCTTTCCATCGTGGCCAACGACAAATGGCGGTGCGCGGGGCGTACCGGCGCCGGCGCGGTGATGGGCTCGAAGCGGGTGAAGGGCGTGGTGTTCCACGGATCGGCCTCCCGGCCCCTGGCCGACCCCGACGGGGTGCGGGCGTTCGCCCGGCGCACCGTGGCCGAGCGGCGCGGCAGCCCGGCGGCCCAGACCTACCGGAACTACGGCACCCCCAACATGGTGGCCCTGCTCAACACCGTGGGCGCGTTCCCCAACCGCTACTGGCACCGGGGCCGGTCGGGGCGGGTGGACGAGATCTCGGCCGAGGCGCTCCTGACCCGGTGCGAGGTGAAGCCCAAGGCCTGCGCCCGGTGCTTCATGGCCTGCGGCAAGCTGACCCGGGTGACCTCGGGGCCGTACGAGGGCCTGGTGATCGAGGGCCCGGAGTACGAGACCATCTACGCGTTCGGAGGCCTGTGCGAGATCGCCCCGATCGAGGCCGTGGCCCACCTGAACGATGTGTGCGATCGGCTCGGCCTGGACACGATCAGCGCGGGCAACCTGGTGGCCTTTGCCATGGAGGCGTCGGAACGCGGCGCCGTGGACGAGACGGTGGCGTTCGGGGACGTGGAGGCGGCCGAGCGGCTCCTGGGCCAGATCGCCCGGCGCGAGGGCCTGGGCGAGGTGCTCGCCCGGGGCATCGTGGCCGCGGCCCGGCAGTGGGGTCTCGAGGGCGCGGCGATCCACGTGAAGGGGCTGGAGCCGGCCGGGTACGACCCCCGGGTCCTGCCGGGCATGGGCCTGGCCTACGCCACCTCGGACCGGGGCGCCTGCCACCTGCGGACCACGTTCTACAAGGCCGAGCTGTCGGGTCAGATCCCGCCGGAACAGGTGGAGGGCAAGGCCGCACTCCTCATGGACTACGAGGACCGGCTCGCCCTCATGGACGCCCTGATCCTGTGCCGGTTCTACCGGGACTTCTACGGCTGGGAGGAGCTGGCCGAGATCGCCCGGCTCACCCTGGGCGTGGAGGGGGGGCGGGACGAGCTTCGGGCCACGGCCCGCCGGATCGCGGACGCGGTCCGTCGGTTCAACATGAATGAGGGCCTCACCGCGGACGACGACCGGCTGCCGCCGCGGTTCTTCGACGAGCCCCTGCCCGAGACCGGGGCCGTGCTGCGGCGGGACGACTTCGAGCGGATGCGGCGGGAGTACTACGCCCTGCGGGGCTGGGACCCGGCTGGCCGGCCCGGGCCGGGGAACGATTGA
- a CDS encoding CoA transferase subunit A — MIDKVISLEEAAALVPSGATVSIGGFTSQRHPTALLRALVRRGVKDLVVYCHSAGSDVDLLIGAGCVRRVEAAYLADGVFAPIAPNWRRFVEAGRLEFEDYSNAAMMARFSAGAMGLPFFPVRSMLGTDLLEKEGLPAEVRRTDPTAAPKKAAVIDCPFTGEPVVLVPAIRTDLCLLHVQRASPRGLLRIEGQEFLDVQQALAADRVIVTCEELVDDEELRREPERNRIPPFAVHAVVPVPFGAHPHSVHNYYDYDPRHLALYAEAARSDEAFRAYLDRFVFGPADHAAYLEAVGGPEHLDTLRARSGLGYNPELRRRP, encoded by the coding sequence GTGATCGACAAGGTGATCTCCTTGGAGGAGGCCGCGGCCCTCGTGCCGTCGGGGGCCACGGTGTCCATCGGCGGGTTCACGAGCCAGCGGCACCCCACGGCGCTGCTGCGGGCCCTCGTTCGGCGAGGCGTCAAGGACCTGGTGGTGTACTGCCACTCGGCCGGCAGCGACGTGGACCTGCTGATCGGCGCCGGGTGCGTGCGCCGGGTGGAGGCGGCGTACCTGGCCGACGGGGTGTTCGCCCCCATCGCCCCCAACTGGCGCCGGTTCGTGGAGGCCGGCCGGCTGGAGTTCGAGGACTACTCCAACGCCGCCATGATGGCCCGGTTCTCCGCCGGCGCCATGGGCCTGCCGTTCTTCCCGGTGCGCTCGATGCTCGGCACCGACCTGCTGGAGAAGGAGGGGCTGCCGGCCGAGGTGCGCCGGACCGATCCCACGGCCGCCCCCAAGAAGGCGGCGGTGATCGACTGCCCGTTTACCGGCGAGCCGGTGGTGCTCGTGCCCGCTATCCGCACCGACCTGTGCCTGCTCCACGTCCAGAGGGCCAGCCCCCGGGGACTCCTGCGGATCGAGGGACAGGAGTTCCTGGACGTGCAGCAGGCCCTGGCCGCCGACCGGGTCATCGTGACCTGCGAGGAGCTGGTGGACGACGAGGAGCTCCGGCGGGAGCCCGAGCGAAACCGCATCCCCCCCTTCGCCGTGCACGCCGTGGTGCCCGTGCCGTTCGGGGCGCACCCCCACAGCGTGCACAACTACTACGACTACGACCCCCGACACCTGGCCCTGTACGCCGAGGCGGCCCGCTCCGACGAGGCCTTCCGGGCCTACCTGGACCGGTTCGTGTTCGGGCCGGCCGACCACGCAGCCTACCTGGAGGCCGTGGGCGGCCCCGAGCACCTGGACACCCTGCGGGCCCGTTCCGGCCTGGGGTACAACCCCGAGCTGCGGAGGAGACCGTGA
- a CDS encoding CoA-transferase subunit beta, giving the protein MKAAFSTFELMTVAAAREIRDGEVVFAGTGLPMLAAMLAQRTHAPGCVLVFEAGGVDPRMLHLPMSVGDSRTLTGAAMAAGLMEAFTYLLQGGRIDVGFLGGAQVDRYGNINSTALGDYLRPSVRFSGSGGAADVAALAGRTVIIARHERRRFPERVDYRTSPGWIEGGDSRARAGIRGGGPAAVVTTLGVIRFRPDTKEPYLASAHPGIPPEHVQTETGFPLDLSEAGETPPPTREELEILRTTVDPEGVFLKRH; this is encoded by the coding sequence GTGAAGGCCGCGTTCTCCACCTTCGAGCTGATGACCGTGGCCGCGGCCCGGGAGATCCGGGACGGCGAGGTGGTGTTCGCCGGCACGGGGCTTCCGATGCTCGCGGCCATGCTGGCCCAACGCACCCATGCACCGGGCTGCGTTCTTGTGTTCGAGGCCGGGGGCGTGGACCCCCGCATGCTCCACCTGCCCATGAGCGTGGGCGACTCGCGCACCCTGACCGGCGCGGCCATGGCCGCGGGCCTGATGGAGGCGTTCACCTACCTCCTGCAGGGCGGCCGGATCGACGTGGGGTTCCTGGGCGGGGCCCAGGTGGACCGGTACGGGAACATCAACTCCACCGCCCTCGGGGACTATCTGCGGCCCTCGGTGCGGTTCTCGGGCAGCGGGGGCGCGGCCGACGTGGCCGCCCTGGCCGGCCGCACGGTCATCATCGCCCGCCACGAGCGCCGCCGGTTCCCGGAACGGGTGGACTACCGCACCAGCCCCGGCTGGATCGAGGGCGGCGACTCCCGCGCCCGGGCCGGGATCCGGGGCGGCGGCCCGGCCGCGGTGGTCACCACCCTGGGCGTCATCCGGTTCCGGCCCGACACCAAGGAGCCCTACCTGGCCTCCGCCCACCCCGGCATCCCCCCGGAACACGTGCAGACCGAGACCGGGTTTCCCTTGGACCTCTCCGAGGCCGGGGAGACCCCGCCTCCCACCCGGGAGGAGCTTGAGATCCTACGCACCACGGTCGATCCTGAGGGGGTGTTTCTGAAGCGGCATTAA